In Candidatus Paracaedibacteraceae bacterium, the genomic stretch ATCCGCTGACATTAGTTAGTCAGATAGTTATTTTATTTATTATGGTCAAAGACCAATCTTTTGGTATTAAAATAAAGCTCGCACGTTAGGAAATAGGCCTTCGTTAAAGAAGGCCTTCTTTTATGCATCCTCTGGGGTGTTTTCCTCAGCAGTTTCAACAACTGGATTCTCAACAGTTTCTACTGTATCCTCTAGGGAGTCATCCTCATCATCGTTGATTTTATCGCCCGGGATGTGGCTGACAGAGACAACCCGTTCATCATCTGCGATACGGAAGATTGTCACACCTTGGGTTCGACGTCCGGCAATTCGTACATCATGAATTGGGCAACGAATCAATTTACCGGCATCGGTCACCAACATGATTTGGTCTTTCTCTTCCACAGGGAAAGAGGCAACAACTCCACCATTACGAGCATTGACGATAATGCTGTCAACCCCAACGCCACCACGACCTGTGGTTCGGTATTCATAGGCTGAAGATCGCTTACCATAACCGTTTTCTGTAATAGTTAGAATGAATTGCTCGCCCGCTGCAAGTTCATCGAAACGTTCTTGAGATAAACTTCCTTCAACAGTATTTTCTTCCTCAGGGGTTTCATCGTCGACTTGACGTAGCTTTGAGGCTTGACGCAAATATAGATCGCGCTCATCCGGAGATAGCTTTCCTTGACCCAAAATTGTCATAGAAATCACGCTATCTTTATCGGCAAGTTTAACACCTCGAACACCTGTTGAATCGCGTCCGGCAAATACACGAACTTCATCAACGTTAAAGCGAATACACTTACCAAGAGCTGTTGATAACATAACGTCATCTGCTTCGGTACATGTTTTCACAGCAATTAGGTCTTCACCTTCATCTAGCTTCATGGCAATTTTACCGTTGGAACGAATATTCATAAAGTCAGAGAGTTTGTTTCGGCGGACATGACCACGCGATGTTGCAAACATGATATGGGTGTTTTCCCAGTCTGATCCCTCTTCAGGCAATACCAATACGGTGGATACTTTCTCGCCATCGCTGAGAGGCAACATATTAATCATCGGGCGTCCCTTAGAGGTCGGACTACCCAATGGCAAACGATAGACCTTAAGGTTATAGACGATTCCCTTGTTGGTAAAGAACATCACCGGACAATGAGTGTTGGCAACGAACAAATCTTGGACGATATCTTCTTCTTTTGTGGTCATGCCAGATCGACCTTTACCACCACGGCGTTGGGCGCGGTAAGTGCACAACGGTACGCGCTTGATGTATCCTTCCATGCTGACTGTAACAACCATTTCTTCTCGTTGAATCAGGTCTTCCATCTCAACAGAAGAATCGCCTTCTTCAATGCTGGTTCGGCGTGGGGATTTAAATTGGTCGCGTACGGCAACCATTTCTTCACGCATAATGGTCAAAACACGATTGCGATCCCCAAGGATATCCAAAAGGTCTTTGATTTGCATCGCGAGTTCATTCAAATCATTGGCAATCTTTTCACGTTCTAGGCCTGTTAAACGATGGAGGCGTAGATCTAAAATAGCTTGAGCTTGGGCATCGGTTAGGCGATAGGTTGTCTGACCTTCAACAAACGAGCCATTTTCATCGACGATCGCTAAAAGTGGTGCTACAGATTCTGCTGGCCAATCCCGCGCCATCAATTGTTCTTTGGCAACCACACGATCAGGGGCTTTGCGAATTAATTCAATAATTGGGTCAATGTTCGCAACAGCAATGGCAAGTCCAACAAATAAGTGAGCTTTTTCACGAGCTTTAGCCAATTCAAAACGGGTGCGACGCAAAATAACTTCTTCGCGGAAAGCTAAAAAGGCTGTCAGAATTTGTTTGATTGACATTTGTTCGGGGCGACCATGATTCAAGGCCAGCATGTTGACCCCAAAAGACGTCTGCAACTGCGTAAAGCGATACAATTGGTTTAAGACCACGTCTGCAACCGCATCTCGCTTAAGTTCAATCACAACACGGACCCCGTCACGGTCTGATTCGTCTCGTAGGTCAGAAATTCCTTCAATAATTTTTTCTTTGACGATCTCAGCGATTCTTTCCACAAGACGGGCTTTGTTGACTTGATATGGAATTTCATCAATGATGATGGCTTCTTTTTCACCGCGAACTGTTTCTGTGTGGGTTTTTCCGCGCATAACAATAGACCCACGTCCTGTGCGAAATGCCTCATAGATTCCTGTCCGGCCAACGATAATACCGCCTGTTGGAAAGTCAGGACCCGGAATAATCTGCAACAGATCTTCGACTTCAAGTTCGGGGTTTTCAATCAACGCACAGCAGGCATCAATAACTTCGCCTAAATTGTGTGGCGGAATGTTTGTTGCCATACCAACAGCAATACCGTTACCCCCATTCACCAAAATGTTGGGGAACTTCGCTGGCAAAACTTTTGGCTCAACAGTCGAGTCATCGTAGTTTGGTTGAAAATCAACAGTGTCTCGGTCAATGTCTTCCAAGAGTTCATGAGCTGGTCGGCTCAGACGTGCTTCCGTATAACGTTCTGCCGCTGCGGGGTCTCCGTCCATGGAACCAAAGTTACCTTGACCATCAATGAGCGGAACTCTAAGGCTAAAGTCTTGGGCCATACGAACCATTGCATCGTAAATTGCCATGTTACCGTGGGGATGGTATTTACCCATCACATCACCAACGGTACGCGCTGATTTACGGTACGGACGATTGTATTCGTTGTTGGCTTCTTTCATGGCGTACAGAATACGACGATGAACGGGCTTAAGGCCATCTCGGACATCTGGGAGTGCACGCGATACGATAACGCTCATGGCGTAATCGAGATACGAGCGCTTCATTTCATCTTCAATTGCAACAGGCTTAATGTCGGTTGAAAGGACAGCGTTAGTCATGAGTTACCCTCACTTTAGAATAAAAAAGATCAGCAGAAATTAAAGAACTGAGCACTTAATTAGAATGGAATATCGTCATTTAAATCATCAAACCCTTTAGATCCACCGGCCGGCGGCAAACTAAATGGATCATTGTTTGATGAAGCCCCCAACGGAGAGGAATCAAATTCGTAACCACTGTCAGAATTATTGCTTCCACTTGCCCCACCCATGAGTGTCATTTCGCCGCGATAGCGTTGTAAGACAACTTCGGTTGTGTACTTTTCTTGCCCTTGTTGATCTGTCCATTTACGAGTTTGAAGGCTACCTTCGATATAAACAGAAGATCCTTTTTTCAAGAAACGCTCTGCGACATCACCTAGGCGATCATTAAAAATAACAACACGGTGCCATTCTGTTTTCTCTTTGCGTTCACCTGTATTTTTATCTTTCCATGTTTCACCAGTGGCCATGGTAAATGTTACAATTTTTGATCCATCGGGGCTGTTACGAACCTCCGGGTCCTTTCCCAAGCGACCAACCAAAATTACTTTATTTACTGAACCACTCATTCCTCAACATCCTTAACAAAAAATATACATGTATTGTTATAGTTATACGAAACTATAGGGCAAAAAGCTATCCCCAAAAATACTTTCAACAAAACAATCTTTGTGCAACCATAGTAGCGGAGGTGCCCCATGAAAACCAAACAAGAAATTCGTTCAATTACCCATAACAACCAACGTCTTGACTTATTTTATAGTTGGCCTCAGGAAAATGGTAAAAAGCGTCCTGCTGTTCTTATTTTCTCCCCTTGGTCGGGACGTGATCACTTTGCCGAACACAAAGCCCATTGGCTTTCTTGTATGGGTTATATTGCTATCGCCGTGGATCTTTATGGTGAGGGAAAAACAGGCGAATCGCGCGAAGAATGTTCGGCTTTAATGATGCCCTTTATCACGGATCGCACTTTATTGAAAGGCAGAATTCAAGCAATCATGAGTCATGTCAAAAACGATCCTGCTGTGGATGCCTCAAAAATTGCTGCGATTGGCTATTGCTTTGGCGGATTATGTGTTTTAGATACTGTACGTAACAATCTGGGCTTATGTGCGGGGATCAGTGTCCATGGTTTGTATAGCA encodes the following:
- the gyrA gene encoding DNA gyrase subunit A, whose amino-acid sequence is MTNAVLSTDIKPVAIEDEMKRSYLDYAMSVIVSRALPDVRDGLKPVHRRILYAMKEANNEYNRPYRKSARTVGDVMGKYHPHGNMAIYDAMVRMAQDFSLRVPLIDGQGNFGSMDGDPAAAERYTEARLSRPAHELLEDIDRDTVDFQPNYDDSTVEPKVLPAKFPNILVNGGNGIAVGMATNIPPHNLGEVIDACCALIENPELEVEDLLQIIPGPDFPTGGIIVGRTGIYEAFRTGRGSIVMRGKTHTETVRGEKEAIIIDEIPYQVNKARLVERIAEIVKEKIIEGISDLRDESDRDGVRVVIELKRDAVADVVLNQLYRFTQLQTSFGVNMLALNHGRPEQMSIKQILTAFLAFREEVILRRTRFELAKAREKAHLFVGLAIAVANIDPIIELIRKAPDRVVAKEQLMARDWPAESVAPLLAIVDENGSFVEGQTTYRLTDAQAQAILDLRLHRLTGLEREKIANDLNELAMQIKDLLDILGDRNRVLTIMREEMVAVRDQFKSPRRTSIEEGDSSVEMEDLIQREEMVVTVSMEGYIKRVPLCTYRAQRRGGKGRSGMTTKEEDIVQDLFVANTHCPVMFFTNKGIVYNLKVYRLPLGSPTSKGRPMINMLPLSDGEKVSTVLVLPEEGSDWENTHIMFATSRGHVRRNKLSDFMNIRSNGKIAMKLDEGEDLIAVKTCTEADDVMLSTALGKCIRFNVDEVRVFAGRDSTGVRGVKLADKDSVISMTILGQGKLSPDERDLYLRQASKLRQVDDETPEEENTVEGSLSQERFDELAAGEQFILTITENGYGKRSSAYEYRTTGRGGVGVDSIIVNARNGGVVASFPVEEKDQIMLVTDAGKLIRCPIHDVRIAGRRTQGVTIFRIADDERVVSVSHIPGDKINDDEDDSLEDTVETVENPVVETAEENTPEDA
- the ssb gene encoding single-stranded DNA-binding protein; translated protein: MSGSVNKVILVGRLGKDPEVRNSPDGSKIVTFTMATGETWKDKNTGERKEKTEWHRVVIFNDRLGDVAERFLKKGSSVYIEGSLQTRKWTDQQGQEKYTTEVVLQRYRGEMTLMGGASGSNNSDSGYEFDSSPLGASSNNDPFSLPPAGGSKGFDDLNDDIPF
- a CDS encoding dienelactone hydrolase family protein, with the translated sequence MKTKQEIRSITHNNQRLDLFYSWPQENGKKRPAVLIFSPWSGRDHFAEHKAHWLSCMGYIAIAVDLYGEGKTGESREECSALMMPFITDRTLLKGRIQAIMSHVKNDPAVDASKIAAIGYCFGGLCVLDTVRNNLGLCAGISVHGLYSKPDYKLPNTYSAKVLTLHGQKDPMISREDVLNLQDELQNADVDWQMITYGLGYHAFTTPEADDPDFGTVFNTYLDDRTTKYITAFLTETFA